In Anoplopoma fimbria isolate UVic2021 breed Golden Eagle Sablefish chromosome 12, Afim_UVic_2022, whole genome shotgun sequence, one DNA window encodes the following:
- the LOC129099438 gene encoding PGC-1 and ERR-induced regulator in muscle protein 1, which translates to MEDFEYSVEICDRDWECFFEECHECDLLPPSLAGVDDSGMSDIDETGSILAKRLQTADQTAGLSETDRPIDGPQDCEGSPVEHYLSKHAVGGIESVLSGSEEDIHLESVNIFFERLKNLAETERLTEPSQARDGKNREAIKDEERSSDGNQASSSSWPINIPKLNSLSASGETAVGKETTESVDTISNIKTMKRDKLGSNISLEPAASNFMLQTKKSANPETRLFIREETCTETRVNEATQLNQSHDSPEETTPHTESVTTMESNLEFVTHVRRKGDQNTDVLQPDTTRTNKTASQESSPSASIKRKRRKKRRPSVEPADSVHGYERQVLVKRGDSEEERSAWRGGTGLCLSEDIHLSYLNEPQKKCISSLTSYSATSNLPVKISVKELKVDHLSQYNQYQCLPESIVRKGRCKATDSAENNATNGRSVNPLSQTDGIAPNNSGNVATNLQTSSKLHESTGWPVSHCGRKDTHAGSLQQSDKKNNSIICCEDEQNPESCTAEVKSVSILSSTESNDPAVEVSQNDKLSAAKSVLAAEAGNSGRDEHILCQKEAEPQQQLEIDYQDTDQYRSTLERTHFPLSASRSDDTKPKEFKTRACPFLEISSQVGCAKSTFATRNALPDKHFLAKSPISFDIDIKAQQTEHPLVPHTLSKFYKKNTTELGAEMAASQILAFQSGNPLLSSEITVKSQRETKPSMSEDQQRSPSNITPVSSCCTLDTESVMSISNENITDMSGSSLLSNNQNDHGDQVETTSLTLAKHQEGDGTSEHKSQSVSNDTTDLVVKAEDVITSSEAECEPQTAPDSKHSVFAMSSFWKEMEKVTINDIMGLRMISKTAPPSSLPPLQESEETSMFTMTDSSIFTPLDESKPEQTNEDQPSGPNSIETSSGSVVGANSSSSSGVMWASLESENKMLTSGGDISKPVLSEGAQTGLRKISKSVSLHNLHALQSESLRYTRKDQTLQTLDEGGLQKVEYVTDGHMPKQEKDMDSIASLSTDSYRISLTDIFQYLFSGKQSIPSQSATDNTTTCYTDGNSVPETYDHFFSEFDTESFFYPFIRAEDKTKEELVPIFSYSRSSNRNIQFPEVYDHFFASSSSDESSVESDEEDSRGPVKVVTRFSHASTTSKSSADIYENFFTDGDLRQNFFWKTILSFRNISLTGSSVQNQTLSKPLSHVPT; encoded by the exons ATGGAAGACTTTGAATACAGTGTGGAGATCTGTGACCGGGACTGGGAATGCTTCTTTGAGGAGTGCCATGAGTGTGACCTGCTTCCTCCTTCATTAGCAGGTGTGGATGACTCGGGGATGAGCGACATTGATGAGACAGGGTCCATTCTTGCTAAGAGGCTTCAGACTGCCGACCAAACAGCAGGCCTTTCAGAGACTGATCGCCCCATCGATGGCCCCCAGGACTGCGAGGGCTCTCCTGTGGAGCATTACCTCAGCAAACACGCTGTCGGTGGAATTGAGAGCGTGCTCTCTGGCAGCGAGGAGGATATACACCTGGAGTCCGTCAATATATTCTTTGAAAGGCTGAAAAATCTTGCAGAGACTGAAAGACTTACTGAGCCAAGCCAAGCGAGGGATGGAAAAAACAGAGAGGCAATAAAGGACGAGGAGCGGTCTAGTGATGGGAATCAAGCCAGCAGCAGTTCTTGGCCAATAAACATCCCCAAGTTAAACTCTCTGTCTGCCAGCGGTGAAACAGCAGTTGGCAAAGAGACCACAGAGTCTGTTGACACCATcagcaacattaaaacaatgaaaagagacaaGCTTGGATCCAACATTTCCCTTGAACCTGCAGCCAGTAACTTCATGCTCCAGACAAAAAAATCAGCAAACCCTGAAACGAGGTTATTCATCAGAGAGGAGACCTGCACAGAAACCAGAGTAAATGAGGCAACACAGCTGAATCAGTCTCATGACTCACCAGAGGAAACAACTCCTCACACTGAAAGTGTGACAACAATGGAAAGCAATCTAGAATTTGTGACGCATGTTAGAAGGAAGGGAGACCAAAATACCGATGTTTTACAGCCGGACACAACACGCACCAACAAAACCGCAAGCCAAGAATCATCCCCATCTGCTTCTATCAAacgaaagagaaggaaaaagagacGACCCAGTGTTGAGCCAGCTGACAGTGTGCATGGATATGAGAGGCAGGTTTTAGTCAAGCGGGGTGATTCAGAGGAAGAACGGTCTGCATGGAGAGGAGGAACAGGTCTGTGTTTATCTGAGGATAttcatttatcttatttaaatgaaccacaaaaaaaatgcatttcatctTTAACTAGTTATTCAGCCACCAGCAATCTCCCAGTGAAGATATCTGTTAAGGAGCTCAAAGTTGATCATCTTTCTCAATACAATCAATACCAATGTTTACCAGAGAGCATAGTAAGAAAGGGAAGGTGTAAAGCAACGGACTCGGCTGAAAATAATGCAACTAACGGTAGGTCAGTTAACCCCCTGAGTCAAACTGATGGCATTGCACCAAACAACAGCGGTAATGTGGCAACAAATTTGCAGACAAGCAGCAAATTACATGAATCAACTGGTTGGCCAGTTTCACACTGTGGAAGAAAGGACACTCATGCAGGGAGTCTCCAGcagtctgacaaaaaaaataattctatcATTTGTTGTGAAGATGAACAAAATCCAGAGTCTTGTACAGCAGAGGTCAAATCAGTAAGTATTTTATCAAGCACAGAGTCAAATGATCCCGCAGTGGAAGTcagccaaaatgacaaactatcCGCTGCTAAGTCGGTCCTGGCTGCAGAGGCTGGAAATTCTGGCAGAGATGAGCACATACTATGTCAAAAAGAAGCCgagccccaacaacagctggaAATTGACTATCAAGACACAGACCAATATAGATCTACACTGGAAAGGACTCACTTTCCTCTGTCTGCAAGCAGATCTGATGACACGAAACCCAAGGAATTCAAAACTAGAGCCTGTCCGTTCTTGGAGATTTCCAGTCAAGTGGGCTGTGCTAAATCAACATTTGCTACCAGGAATGCATTGCCAGATAAACACTTTTTGGCTAAAAGTCCCATTAGTTTTGATATAGATATTAAAGCACAGCAAACAGAACATCCACTGGTGCCTCACACATTATCCAAATtttataagaaaaacacaacagaactgGGAGCTGAAATGGCAGCATCACAAATATTGGCTTTTCAAAGTGGGAATCCTCTTCTATCTAGTGAAATCACAGTCAAAAGTCAGAGAGAAACCAAACCGTCCATGTCTGAAGACCAACAAAGAAGTCCTTCAAATATTACACCAGTATCATCCTGCTGCACTCTGGACACAGAATCTGTCATGTCAATCTCAAATGAAAATATCACAGACATGTCAGGAAGTTCTCTTTTATCCAACAATCAAAATGACCATGGAGATCAAGTAGAAACAACATCACTAACACTGGCAAAACACCAGGAAGGAGATGGCACATCTGAACACAAAAGCCAGTCCGTATCAAATGACACAACAGATTTAGTGGTCAAAGCGGAAGACGTTATCACATCATCTGAAGCAGAATGTGAACCTCAAACGGCACCAGATTCAAAGCATTCAGTGTTCGCTATGTCTTCTTTttggaaagagatggagaaggtgaCAATAAATGATATTATGGGATTACGAATGATCAGCAAAACTGCTCCACCCAGCTCCCTCCCACCTTTACAGGAAAGTGAGGAGACCAGCATGTTTACTATGACGGATTCAAGCATTTTTACCCCATTGGATGAGTCCAAGCCTGAACAAACCAACGAAGACCAACCCAGCGGTCCAAACTCTATAGAAACAAGTTCAGGTTCTGTTGTTGGAGCCAATTCTTCCTCTTCAAGCGGTGTTATGTGGGCGAGTCTAGAGTCTGAGAATAAGATGTTGACATCTGGTGGGGACATTTCTAAACCGGTCCTATCTGAAGGTGCTCAAACGGGCCTCAGAAAGATTTCTAAAAGTGTAAGCTTGCATAATCTACATGCCCTTCAATCTGAGTCTTTGAGATACACAAGGAAAGACCAAACTTTACAAACCTTAGATGAAGGAGGATTACAAAAAGTAGAGtatgtcactgatggacacaTGCCTAAGCAAGAAAAAGACATGGACTCTATTGCTTCATTATCAACAGACAGCTACAGAATATCTCTCACAGATATATTTCAGTATCTCTTCAGTGGAAAGCAGTCGATTCCCAGCCAATCGGCCACAGATAACACAACCACCTGCTACACTGATGGAAATTCTGTCCCTGAAACTTACGATCATTTCTTCTCAGAGTTTGATACAGAAAGCTTCTTCTACCCTTTCATCAGAGCAGAAGATAAGACCAAAGAAGAGCTGGTTCCTATCTTTTCCTATTCTCGCTCATCTAACAGAAATATACAGTTCCCCGAAGTTTATGATCACTTCTTTGCATCCTCTTCTTCTGATGAGTCTTCTGTGGAATCTGATGAAGAAGATAGCCGCGGTCCCGTGAAGGTGGTGACCAGGTTCAGCCACGCATCAACCACCTCTAAGAGTTCTGCAGACATATATGAGAATTTCTTCACCGATGGCGACCTCAGACAGAATTTCTTTTGGAAAACCATACTCTCCTTCAGGAATATTAGCTTAACTGGATCTTCAGTCCAGAATCAGACTCTCTCAAAGCCTCTATCTCATGTACCT ACGTGA
- the LOC129100032 gene encoding PGC-1 and ERR-induced regulator in muscle protein 1, with the protein MAVSNPRLDASLLPLRQSDMCLVCIAFASWVLKTANPQVGDTWKAVLLANVSALSAIRYLRKYVKMEAAITEKNMNYNAPSDS; encoded by the exons ATGGCTGTTTCAAATCCAA GGTTGGATGCCTCCCTTCTGCCTCTCAGACAGTCAGACATGTGTCTGGTTTGTATTGCATTTGCTTCGTGGGTACTGAAGACTGCAAACCCACAAGTTGGAGACACCTGGAAGGCTG TTCTGCTGGCGAATGTAAGTGCCCTGTCAGCCATCCGATACCTGCGTAAATACGTCAAGATGGAGGCGGCAATCACTGAGAAGAACATGAATTACAACGCCCCGTCGGATTCTTGA